In Acomys russatus chromosome 28, mAcoRus1.1, whole genome shotgun sequence, the genomic window TCAATCATGCAAGCAAATGCTGGAAGTCTCTGTAGAAAGCCTCACCCTCCAAAGACACTGATTTAAACCAGCAGAAGATGATAGTATTTCATTCCACCTGTTGCTGGTCTTGAGTTGGCTGGTCCACTACTTGCTCTTATGGAGCCTCAGGCTTATTCCTACTGAGAGTCACAAATCAAGGCGAGCAATCAGTGAGAAGATGGGTTTTTAAGAGTCACTTTCACAATTCAATGTCATCTCACAGTGATAAAAAATGAGGAATACATGGAACCATGCTGTAAAAGAACTGTGCAATTGACCACctctgtttcatatatatatatatgaacatatatagtAGAGctgaatatgtaaatataacacacacacacacacacacacacacacacagcgcttTTTGTGCAATTAACTGTGtttgtcctgactttcttttgtAGGACTGAGGGTACAGGGTTCATCAACATCAGCTCCCTCACCTGTTACTCTTATGACAAAAATTACCCCACCTACGGCCACCTGGACTACCTCTGCACAGAGCACTGCTATGGCCACCACCCCTGTGGCCAGTGGCACACACAATGCCTCAGTTCTCCACACCACTGCTGCATCCCTGACATCTCAGCTCCCCGAGAATATTTCCGCTGACTCCAGAGAAAAGGCTGGAGCCACCAGCCCAGCTCTGAAGAAAGATGGCAAAAGCACAGACCCCTCACCTACCGAGCTCTCCTCAACAAGCAGTGAGGTCCACATGACACCCACACCCGAGGAACACAGTCTTGGCAATCCTGAAGCAAGTGTGCCAGCGACTGGGTCACACTCACCCGTGCTCACGTCGTCTCGGGCTCCAACCGCCACATCCCGGGCAACTTCCCCACTTAcgtctctttctgcctccattaCCTCTAACCACAGCTCTACTGTGCCCAACACCCAGCCCACAGACGCTCCAATGGCACCTTCGTCCCCAGCAGAGGGACACAGCTCCAGTCACACACCC contains:
- the Parm1 gene encoding prostate androgen-regulated mucin-like protein 1, with protein sequence MVCKALIALCIFTAGLRVQGSSTSAPSPVTLMTKITPPTATWTTSAQSTAMATTPVASGTHNASVLHTTAASLTSQLPENISADSREKAGATSPALKKDGKSTDPSPTELSSTSSEVHMTPTPEEHSLGNPEASVPATGSHSPVLTSSRAPTATSRATSPLTSLSASITSNHSSTVPNTQPTDAPMAPSSPAEGHSSSHTPTSHVTAEPEPKEKSPQDAEPGKVTCESETTTPFLVMQEVENALSSGSIAAITVTVIAVVLLVFGAAAYLKIRHSSYGRLLDDHDYGSWGNYNNPLYDDS